A single Vidua chalybeata isolate OUT-0048 chromosome 20, bVidCha1 merged haplotype, whole genome shotgun sequence DNA region contains:
- the LOC128798308 gene encoding uncharacterized protein LOC128798308: MAGAFRAHRENREWRTTAALSRTLTRGVTAGSWHCLSWLLCGQLSQAAVSSRALPSVCSSSPRAPQRSALRCCIARSSLLGSCSAESPCSALRCCIALSSLLGSCSAALRSQVLYCTKQFVGQLFCRVPVLRSQVLYCTKQLGSCSAALRSQVLYCTKQFVGQLLCRVPVLRSQVLYCTKQFVGQLFCSAPLSGAVLHEAVCWVAVLQSPRAPLSGAVLHEAVCWVAVLQSPRAPLSGAVLHEAVCWVAVLQSPRAPLSGAVLHEAVCWAVALQSPRAPQRSAVGAAVLAQELCTARALSPAAGEAQAGNLLLARSARALQAQDGDHGHLQRWQHGSNAVRAGPRSSLKC; the protein is encoded by the exons ATGGCGGGTGCTTTCCGGGCACACCGGGAGAACCGGGAATGGCGG acCACTGCTGCTTTAAGCCGTACGCTCACAAGAGGTGTCACAGCAGGGTCTTGGCACTGCCTGTCCTGGCTCCTGTGTGGCCAGCTCAGCCAAGCAGCTGTGtccagcagagctctcccctCCGTGTGTAGTTCGAGTCCCCGTGCTCCGCAGCGCTCCGCTCTCAGGTGCTGTATTGCACGAAGCAGTTTGTTGGGCAGTTGTTCTGCAGAGTCCCCGTGCTCCGCTCTCAGGTGCTGTATTGCACTAAGCAGTTTGTTGGGCAGTTGTTCTGCAGCGCTCCGCTCTCAGGTGCTGTATTGCACGAAGCAGTTTGTTGGGCAGTTGTTCTGCAGAGTCCCCGTGCTCCGCTCTCAGGTGCTGTATTGCACTAAGCAGTTGGGCAGTTGTTCTGCAGCGCTCCGCTCTCAGGTGCTGTATTGCACGAAGCAGTTTGTTGGGCAGTTGCTCTGCAGAGTCCCCGTGCTCCGCTCTCAGGTGCTGTATTGCACGAAGCAGTTTGTTGGGCAGTTGTTCTGCAGCGCTCCGCTCTCAGGTGCTGTATTGCACGAAGCAGTTTGTTGGGTAGCTGTTCTGCAGAGTCCCCGTGCTCCGCTCTCAGGTGCTGTATTGCACGAAGCAGTTTGTTGGGTAGCTGTTCTGCAGAGTCCCCGTGCTCCGCTCTCAGGTGCTGTATTGCACGAAGCAGTTTGTTGGGTAGCTGTTCTGCAGAGTCCCCGTGCTCCACTCTCAGGTGCTGTATTGCACGAAGCAGTTTGTTGGGCAGTTGCTCTGCAGAGTCCCCGTGCTCCGCAGCGCTCCGCGGTCGGGGCAGCAGTGCTTGCCCaggagctctgcacagcccGGGCGCTGAGCCCTGCCGCTGGTGAGGCCCAGGCAGGGAACCTGCTGCTGGCCCGGAgtgccagagccctgcaggcCCAGGACGGCGACCACGGCCACCTCCAGCGCTGGCAGCACGGCAGCAATGCAGTGAGAGCCGGGCCACGCAGTTCTCTGAAATGCTGA